A window of Moritella sp. Urea-trap-13 contains these coding sequences:
- a CDS encoding TSUP family transporter, with translation MLELGLEPSVFIILCSVALVAGFIDAIAGGGGLLTVPALLSAGLPPHLALGTNKLAASFGSSAAAITFYKKRLFNPKFWWRSFLFTAVGAICGTLMVNVISNAWLDKLLPVIIIFTAIYSIFSKTQEHTGETLPDDNPALHKKQGIQGYIIGFYDGVAGPGTGAFWTVSTMALYKLNILFASGVAKAMNFTSNFTSLLTFIYLGHINWYLGLSMGLCIMIGAIVGAHTAIHFGAKFIRPLFITVVIIIACKLAYQAWLQ, from the coding sequence ATGTTAGAACTTGGTTTAGAACCTTCGGTTTTTATAATTTTATGCAGTGTCGCACTGGTTGCTGGTTTCATTGATGCCATTGCCGGTGGTGGTGGTCTATTAACAGTACCCGCACTACTCAGTGCTGGTCTACCGCCACACCTGGCATTAGGTACCAATAAATTAGCCGCGAGCTTTGGTTCCAGTGCCGCCGCAATTACGTTTTATAAAAAACGTTTATTTAATCCCAAATTTTGGTGGCGATCATTTCTGTTCACTGCCGTTGGTGCGATATGCGGTACCTTAATGGTCAACGTCATCAGCAACGCTTGGTTAGACAAATTATTACCCGTCATTATCATCTTTACCGCTATCTATTCTATTTTTAGCAAAACCCAAGAACACACAGGTGAAACCTTACCCGATGATAATCCGGCACTGCATAAGAAACAGGGCATACAAGGTTATATTATTGGTTTCTATGATGGTGTAGCGGGTCCAGGCACTGGTGCATTTTGGACTGTGTCGACAATGGCACTCTACAAACTGAATATTTTGTTTGCCTCTGGCGTTGCTAAAGCAATGAATTTCACCAGTAACTTCACATCCTTACTGACCTTTATTTATCTTGGTCATATCAACTGGTATCTGGGCTTAAGCATGGGGCTATGTATTATGATTGGCGCGATTGTTGGTGCGCATACCGCTATTCATTTTGGCGCTAAATTCATTCGCCCATTATTTATTACAGTGGTGATCATCATTGCCTGTAAACTGGCGTACCAAGCATGGCTACAATAA
- a CDS encoding phosphoethanolamine transferase, with protein sequence MSKKVPLSSSKNILYLSASIILIYIYYIFILVDVESLGSAFNFANIKYIAGVALKASISTLFILLLSTIFKSKYLNLLLFIMISVMSSIMLFISIQYGRFELGIFISLMETNTKESMEMLNSFDIPLVVLLQLIITPLLLFSINLRLVGFKTNVIIVSTLVLLVGLSSSQAKNNAVFSVSPAGEVVLVPMSRAYYILFNMPLLKAIPLSQSYAQLKKIENSPITSEWENITVSTSSDKKNYVVIIGESVQKSSLFSYGYHRQTTESLQDTNGITLISDPIAPAPQTGMALSRILAINNKLNINNNLNIIDLANQSGFNTYWFSNQGQIGIYDSPITNIANRTNFTIFHNQNYQQANSDFVLIEDLKAHLDSDANNVYFLHMIGSHADFCERTKDLVKLEDSYRAQLSNDQNCYDDSILNTSLFMNKVVSLLKSTSSDYEVIYFSDHGLVDIARKPYKSHGVGSLFQREALEVPFIFISSSKTNSNVQNTTYFMRDFPHTFAEWLGVTATQIDYTKSVFHPDIKQDKYVVNDSSEIIYFTE encoded by the coding sequence ATGTCAAAAAAAGTACCACTTAGCTCATCTAAAAATATACTCTATTTATCGGCGTCTATTATTTTAATTTATATATATTATATTTTCATTCTGGTCGATGTGGAGTCTTTAGGCAGTGCTTTCAATTTTGCTAACATAAAATATATTGCAGGCGTTGCACTTAAAGCCAGTATTAGTACACTGTTTATTTTGCTTCTATCCACCATTTTCAAATCAAAGTATCTGAACTTATTATTGTTCATTATGATCAGTGTGATGTCATCCATCATGCTCTTCATTAGTATCCAATATGGGCGTTTTGAACTGGGTATTTTTATCAGTCTCATGGAAACGAATACCAAAGAAAGTATGGAAATGCTTAACTCTTTTGATATTCCATTAGTGGTACTATTACAACTTATTATCACACCCTTGCTTTTATTCAGCATAAACCTACGTCTCGTTGGTTTTAAAACCAATGTTATTATCGTGTCTACTCTGGTGTTATTAGTTGGTTTATCGTCATCACAAGCTAAAAATAATGCCGTATTTTCAGTATCCCCCGCAGGGGAAGTAGTCCTAGTTCCGATGAGTAGAGCCTATTACATTTTATTTAACATGCCTTTATTGAAAGCAATTCCGTTATCACAATCATATGCTCAATTGAAAAAAATTGAGAATAGTCCGATCACATCGGAATGGGAAAACATCACAGTTTCAACGTCATCTGATAAGAAAAATTACGTGGTTATCATTGGAGAATCAGTACAAAAGTCATCGTTATTCTCATACGGATACCATAGGCAGACAACCGAATCACTGCAAGACACAAATGGTATCACTTTAATTTCAGATCCAATTGCACCAGCCCCACAAACCGGCATGGCCTTGAGTCGAATTTTAGCCATCAATAATAAGCTCAATATTAATAATAATTTAAACATTATCGACTTAGCCAATCAGTCTGGTTTCAATACCTACTGGTTTTCCAATCAAGGTCAGATTGGCATATATGATAGTCCCATCACTAACATTGCGAATAGAACTAACTTCACCATATTTCATAATCAAAATTATCAGCAGGCAAATTCTGATTTCGTCTTAATCGAGGATTTAAAAGCGCATTTAGACAGTGATGCAAATAACGTTTATTTTCTGCATATGATCGGCTCTCATGCCGATTTCTGTGAACGGACCAAAGACTTGGTAAAACTGGAGGACTCCTATAGAGCACAGTTGAGTAATGACCAAAACTGTTATGATGATAGTATCTTAAACACCAGCCTCTTTATGAACAAGGTGGTATCGTTGCTAAAATCAACATCTTCAGATTATGAAGTGATATATTTTTCAGATCACGGCCTCGTGGATATAGCAAGAAAGCCGTATAAATCTCATGGTGTCGGTAGTTTATTTCAAAGAGAGGCGCTTGAGGTTCCGTTTATATTTATTTCCAGTAGTAAAACCAACAGTAACGTACAAAATACGACTTATTTCATGCGCGATTTCCCACATACTTTCGCAGAATGGCTAGGCGTAACCGCGACACAGATTGATTATACTAAATCAGTGTTCCACCCTGACATCAAACAAGATAAATACGTCGTGAATGACTCTTCAGAAATAATCTATTTCACAGAATAG
- a CDS encoding UvrD-helicase domain-containing protein encodes MSTSALPDYSFSNVAQLFGANCRTLSFRPEGAVFTTKRQQIYHYPWASFEPKLKHYRGSFFDTIVLNWEDQRVRLNGVTKADVTGLIDDLYFHALTGQETAILEQYQQLTQVIEQGYIPHSKWLSLKQKLSPWADWLEILPQINHIPPTLKLPLAHLRFWQQSQDDNLDKYNQAVMNKHKQSHKILFDNLESHPLTEKQRDACVVANDANLVLAGAGCGKTSVMLGRCAYLLESQQATADSILILAFAKDAAQEMKTRLAERLPNAKITVKTFHALALDIIKQVDGGKPKISKLASSDSAKQQFFKQSIAALLLDNEVLDKDLRDEDFKALFSEYCYAYVAWLGKLPENKHDAEVQRLLAGKGGYKKLLSQLVELTMQYKNTLTDKSKQKLNALSDTHFAALTHEIVEILLGFYEADLHENNELDFDGMITKACDYVSNGQFNSPWLHILVDEFQDISQARASLVRQLQTQHDDSKLFCVGDDWQAIYQFAGSDIAVTTRFSDYFGITCTLPLDTTFRFNDQISAVASKFVMANAEQMDKQITTQSKAKKACVQISYYQLGNDQKNSNKQSDKKANTLLPENELLPVNKLLPANELLLEKKLAQLAANNTGKQKGEGKQKSVLLLARFNFQLPDAKSQAALSLQYPQLEIKAMTVHSAKGQEADNVIVLAMEAGEHGFPCHKRRHPFAEILQPDLSGFPDAEERRLFYVALTRARQQVSLLCNKDKPSDFVEELLAGDYAVTVTK; translated from the coding sequence TTGAGTACATCTGCATTGCCTGACTATTCTTTTTCTAATGTTGCTCAATTATTTGGTGCTAACTGCCGTACCTTATCATTTCGTCCTGAAGGGGCTGTTTTTACCACTAAGCGACAACAAATTTACCATTATCCGTGGGCAAGCTTTGAACCTAAATTAAAGCATTATCGGGGATCCTTCTTTGATACCATCGTTCTTAATTGGGAAGACCAACGCGTACGTTTAAATGGTGTGACCAAGGCGGATGTTACCGGACTGATTGATGACTTGTACTTTCATGCGCTAACGGGCCAAGAAACAGCGATACTCGAACAGTATCAACAGCTCACACAAGTGATCGAACAAGGTTATATTCCCCATTCCAAATGGCTGAGTTTAAAGCAGAAATTATCACCTTGGGCTGATTGGTTAGAAATATTGCCGCAGATTAATCACATCCCCCCGACACTCAAGCTACCTTTAGCTCACTTGCGTTTTTGGCAGCAAAGTCAGGATGATAATCTGGATAAATACAATCAAGCTGTGATGAATAAGCACAAACAAAGCCATAAAATCTTGTTTGATAACCTTGAAAGCCATCCTCTGACTGAAAAACAACGAGATGCCTGTGTTGTTGCCAATGACGCCAACTTGGTGCTAGCGGGTGCTGGCTGTGGCAAAACCAGTGTCATGCTGGGGCGTTGTGCTTATTTACTCGAGTCTCAACAAGCCACTGCAGATTCGATATTGATTTTGGCGTTTGCAAAAGATGCAGCGCAAGAGATGAAAACAAGACTCGCGGAACGATTACCCAATGCCAAGATCACCGTAAAGACCTTCCATGCGTTAGCGCTAGATATCATTAAACAAGTTGATGGAGGTAAGCCCAAAATCAGTAAGCTTGCCAGTAGTGATAGTGCCAAGCAGCAATTCTTTAAGCAAAGCATCGCGGCGCTTTTACTTGATAATGAAGTACTTGATAAAGATCTGCGGGATGAAGACTTTAAGGCCTTATTTAGTGAGTACTGTTACGCTTATGTGGCTTGGTTAGGTAAGTTACCTGAGAATAAGCATGACGCCGAAGTGCAGCGGTTATTAGCAGGTAAGGGCGGTTATAAGAAATTGTTAAGTCAACTTGTCGAATTGACTATGCAGTATAAAAATACCCTGACAGACAAATCGAAACAAAAGTTAAATGCCTTATCTGATACACATTTCGCGGCGTTAACACATGAAATTGTGGAGATACTACTTGGCTTTTATGAGGCTGATTTACACGAAAACAATGAGTTAGACTTTGATGGGATGATCACTAAAGCCTGTGACTATGTTAGTAATGGCCAGTTCAACTCGCCTTGGTTGCATATACTTGTTGATGAATTTCAAGATATCTCGCAAGCGCGCGCTAGCTTAGTAAGACAGTTACAAACTCAGCACGACGACAGTAAGCTGTTCTGTGTTGGCGATGATTGGCAGGCTATTTATCAATTCGCTGGCAGTGACATTGCAGTGACAACGCGTTTCAGTGATTATTTTGGTATAACCTGTACCTTACCACTCGATACCACATTCCGATTCAATGATCAGATTAGCGCGGTTGCCAGTAAATTCGTGATGGCCAATGCAGAACAGATGGATAAGCAGATCACCACACAGAGCAAAGCCAAAAAAGCCTGTGTGCAGATAAGTTATTATCAGCTTGGTAACGACCAGAAAAATAGTAATAAGCAAAGTGATAAGAAGGCGAACACATTATTACCAGAAAATGAATTGTTACCAGTAAATAAGTTGTTACCAGCAAATGAATTGTTGTTAGAAAAGAAATTAGCTCAATTAGCGGCGAACAATACAGGGAAACAGAAAGGTGAGGGGAAACAAAAATCAGTGTTATTGCTAGCGCGATTTAATTTTCAATTACCGGATGCCAAGTCACAGGCTGCATTATCTTTGCAATATCCGCAGTTGGAGATTAAAGCCATGACGGTGCATAGCGCGAAAGGCCAAGAAGCTGATAATGTCATTGTTTTAGCGATGGAGGCGGGTGAGCATGGTTTCCCTTGTCATAAACGTCGCCATCCGTTTGCGGAAATATTACAACCGGATCTGTCTGGATTCCCTGATGCAGAAGAGCGCCGCTTGTTTTATGTGGCCTTAACACGGGCGCGTCAGCAGGTCAGTTTACTGTGTAATAAAGATAAACCATCAGATTTTGTGGAAGAACTACTGGCTGGAGATTACGCCGTCACCGTAACTAAGTAG
- the dinG gene encoding ATP-dependent DNA helicase DinG has protein sequence MLSDKSKKAIRDVYQNIRDSLPDFAVRRSQNILVAEMAKTLAGNFDKNRRLIIAEAGTGTGKSLAYLIAGIPLATEAKQTLVISTATVALQEQLINKELPFFRRQSGLKFEFALVKGRQRYCCEQKLAMLAQADDQIELLADLATIPKKRDFQLIKRLFTAYAAGKWQGDIDSWPTQIPDDIWQLIVSDRHSCSKSFSAHRNCPFHKAREALDQCDVLIVNHALLLADLELGGGIILPKPEDCYYVIDEAHHLPRITRDFSSAHASVLGAKAWLQTMAVSMRQLTQTIASSDISDPVTKLLSSINSINKELTKIHSLMSANDAQFSDDSWRFTDGQLPEALAELAANMNHETKRGVSQTAKIVDVLAEQLKQDQLPQAKANKLIAEVGFYLQRIENLHQVWNMLIKETKGTPLAKWVEKSGNRQDDHIFAASLIDVDSKLEHMLWSQCGAAILTSATLTSLGNFDYFRRQVGLFNDESTQHLQLNSPFEFEQAELYIPNLALAPNEQGFTELLGQKLPSLLPDKKASLVLFSSYRQMNQVAEIIRSTTKLELLVQKESSRSEQLQKHSDNVKANKTSILFGTSSLSEGLDLPGDLLTNLIITKIPFSVPTSPVEEAQSEWITKSGGNPFMQVSVPEASKKLIQSCGRLLRKEKDSGRITLLDRRVISKRYGPALLNSLPPYKRNIEF, from the coding sequence ATGCTTTCAGATAAGAGTAAAAAAGCGATTCGTGATGTTTATCAAAATATCCGAGATTCACTACCTGACTTCGCAGTCCGTCGCTCACAAAATATCCTTGTGGCAGAAATGGCAAAAACCCTCGCCGGTAATTTTGATAAAAACCGCCGTTTGATTATTGCTGAAGCTGGCACCGGTACAGGCAAGTCATTAGCTTATCTGATTGCAGGGATCCCACTGGCAACCGAAGCCAAGCAGACGTTAGTCATATCGACCGCCACCGTTGCCTTACAAGAGCAGTTAATAAATAAAGAGTTACCTTTCTTTCGCCGTCAATCGGGACTGAAATTTGAGTTTGCCTTGGTGAAAGGTCGCCAGCGTTATTGCTGTGAACAAAAATTAGCGATGCTTGCTCAAGCAGATGACCAAATAGAGCTGCTTGCTGACTTAGCTACTATCCCTAAAAAACGTGACTTCCAGCTTATTAAGCGCTTATTTACCGCCTACGCAGCTGGTAAATGGCAAGGTGACATAGACAGCTGGCCAACCCAGATCCCCGATGACATTTGGCAATTAATCGTTTCTGACCGTCACAGTTGCAGCAAATCATTTAGTGCTCATAGAAATTGCCCATTTCATAAAGCCCGTGAAGCTTTAGATCAGTGTGACGTACTCATTGTTAACCACGCATTATTATTGGCCGATTTAGAGCTCGGTGGCGGTATTATTTTACCTAAACCAGAAGACTGCTATTACGTCATCGATGAAGCGCATCACTTACCGCGCATTACTCGTGACTTTTCGTCAGCGCATGCATCGGTATTAGGGGCTAAAGCCTGGCTACAAACTATGGCAGTATCAATGCGCCAACTCACGCAGACAATTGCATCAAGTGATATTTCAGATCCTGTCACCAAACTGCTCAGTTCAATCAACAGCATCAATAAAGAATTGACTAAGATCCACAGTTTAATGTCAGCCAATGACGCGCAGTTTAGTGATGATTCTTGGCGCTTTACCGATGGTCAATTACCCGAAGCATTAGCAGAGTTAGCGGCCAACATGAATCACGAAACCAAACGTGGCGTCTCACAAACAGCAAAAATTGTGGATGTGCTTGCCGAACAATTAAAACAAGATCAACTACCGCAAGCCAAAGCCAACAAACTCATTGCTGAAGTCGGTTTCTATTTACAACGCATCGAAAACCTCCACCAAGTGTGGAATATGCTGATTAAAGAAACCAAAGGCACGCCACTGGCAAAATGGGTAGAGAAAAGCGGCAATCGCCAAGACGACCATATTTTTGCGGCCAGTTTGATTGATGTGGACAGTAAACTTGAACATATGTTGTGGTCACAGTGTGGCGCGGCGATCCTAACATCAGCAACGTTAACCTCTCTCGGCAACTTTGATTATTTCCGTCGCCAAGTTGGTCTATTCAATGATGAGTCGACACAGCATCTGCAACTCAATTCACCGTTTGAGTTTGAACAAGCAGAGCTGTATATACCGAACTTAGCCCTCGCGCCCAATGAACAAGGCTTCACTGAATTATTAGGGCAAAAACTACCGAGCTTATTACCTGACAAAAAAGCATCATTAGTGTTATTCAGCTCGTACCGTCAAATGAATCAAGTGGCTGAAATTATCCGTAGCACCACTAAACTAGAGCTATTGGTGCAAAAAGAAAGCTCACGTTCAGAACAACTACAAAAACACAGCGACAACGTCAAAGCCAATAAAACCAGTATCTTATTTGGCACCAGCAGCTTGTCCGAGGGTCTGGATTTACCCGGTGACTTATTAACTAATTTAATTATCACTAAGATCCCGTTCTCAGTACCCACTTCGCCTGTTGAAGAAGCGCAGTCAGAATGGATAACTAAATCAGGGGGCAATCCGTTTATGCAAGTGTCGGTACCCGAAGCCAGTAAAAAATTGATCCAATCTTGTGGCCGATTGCTGAGAAAAGAAAAAGATTCTGGTAGAATTACGCTACTTGATCGTCGAGTTATCAGTAAACGCTACGGACCAGCATTGCTTAATTCGCTCCCCCCTTATAAAAGAAATATAGAATTTTGA
- a CDS encoding c-type cytochrome has translation MKYLSLYMLVLGTTILVGCESGPESSKGFSLPKGDVSNGKTVFLKYECLSCHKLKGIEQPDIMDNPELSVRLGGTSTVVKTYADLVTSIINPSHKIARGYPHSMVQIDGVSKMKVYNDVMTVTELVDVVTFLQPYYELVPHSKTDYRYYKYE, from the coding sequence ATGAAATATTTATCGTTATATATGTTAGTTCTGGGAACTACCATTCTAGTTGGTTGTGAATCAGGGCCTGAATCATCTAAAGGTTTCAGTTTGCCTAAAGGTGATGTAAGTAATGGAAAAACGGTATTTTTAAAATATGAATGCCTATCATGTCATAAGCTGAAAGGTATTGAACAACCGGATATTATGGATAATCCCGAGCTATCTGTGAGACTTGGCGGGACATCTACTGTTGTTAAAACGTATGCAGACTTAGTGACTTCAATTATTAATCCGTCGCATAAAATAGCTCGAGGTTACCCTCATTCAATGGTTCAAATTGATGGCGTATCAAAAATGAAAGTTTATAATGATGTGATGACAGTGACAGAACTTGTCGATGTCGTGACATTTTTACAGCCATACTACGAACTAGTACCACATTCTAAAACAGACTACCGTTATTATAAGTATGAGTAG
- a CDS encoding O-antigen ligase family protein has protein sequence MIDINTFNPRLQILFSVILTLVVGLLWYKTKMWLVPVVFVLTPLVLIGLLRIPFYIVITFIIFSYFRIHEAFPMMMPLRIPLAFSLASFFVLGWHIFLSNNIKIYWSTELTLVCLFLGWATFGIMFAYNKNAAFSTFSGVLSKVWVMTIAICWLVRSIHHFRIATYLYVVAGAMIGLKAISNKLEGIGLVEGTRVTISRNLGSLIGDPNDLSLVLMFPMSFTLSNLLQPNIGKLHRLLLAVAYVILFWAIIATQSRGGLMGIMTVTGYFAFKRIKNKLYIVAGAAMLLPILLVMAGVSDRSSGGAAEGGVDESAMGRIYAWMAAWGMAVANPFTGVGINNFYLNYYLFSPHWDGKNHAVHSTWFQVLAETGFVGLALLITLITMLFRRLWRTEVDSRVLPTSERNAIVTCNDGIFAGLLAFCVAGTFLTQGFTWPLYILLSMTVALAKILSERLAVEDLVKVDKEAINCTSCIK, from the coding sequence ATGATAGATATCAATACCTTTAACCCACGTTTGCAAATACTATTCAGTGTGATACTAACCCTGGTGGTTGGCTTATTGTGGTATAAAACCAAAATGTGGTTAGTACCTGTGGTATTTGTACTTACGCCACTGGTGTTGATAGGCTTGTTAAGGATCCCGTTTTATATTGTCATTACCTTCATTATTTTTTCTTATTTTCGTATTCATGAAGCCTTTCCTATGATGATGCCCTTACGTATTCCCTTGGCGTTTTCGCTAGCGTCTTTTTTTGTACTGGGCTGGCATATATTCTTAAGCAATAATATTAAAATATACTGGTCGACAGAGCTCACCTTAGTCTGTTTATTTCTCGGCTGGGCGACGTTTGGTATCATGTTCGCTTATAATAAAAATGCCGCGTTTAGCACTTTCAGCGGCGTGTTAAGTAAAGTTTGGGTAATGACGATCGCGATCTGTTGGCTGGTACGCAGTATCCATCACTTTCGTATTGCCACTTATTTATACGTGGTTGCAGGTGCAATGATTGGCTTAAAAGCCATTAGCAATAAATTAGAAGGAATTGGCCTTGTAGAGGGGACTCGGGTCACTATTTCCCGAAACTTAGGTTCCTTAATTGGCGATCCGAATGATTTGTCGCTAGTACTGATGTTTCCGATGTCATTTACCTTATCTAATCTACTGCAGCCGAACATTGGCAAGTTACACCGATTATTATTGGCGGTTGCGTATGTTATTTTATTTTGGGCCATTATCGCTACGCAGAGTCGTGGTGGACTGATGGGGATCATGACTGTGACCGGTTACTTTGCCTTTAAACGCATCAAAAACAAGCTATACATAGTAGCGGGAGCTGCTATGTTATTGCCGATTTTATTAGTGATGGCGGGGGTTTCTGACCGTTCCTCAGGCGGTGCCGCAGAAGGTGGGGTTGATGAGTCTGCGATGGGTCGTATTTATGCATGGATGGCGGCATGGGGAATGGCTGTAGCAAACCCTTTTACCGGCGTAGGTATCAATAATTTCTACCTTAATTATTACTTGTTTAGCCCACATTGGGATGGTAAAAATCATGCTGTTCACAGTACTTGGTTTCAGGTATTAGCTGAAACGGGCTTTGTCGGATTGGCACTACTTATTACACTTATTACTATGTTGTTTAGGCGGTTATGGCGCACCGAAGTTGATAGCAGGGTGTTACCAACGAGTGAGCGAAATGCTATCGTAACCTGTAACGATGGTATTTTTGCTGGATTGTTGGCGTTTTGTGTCGCCGGAACATTTTTGACTCAGGGTTTTACCTGGCCTTTGTATATCTTATTGTCGATGACCGTGGCCTTAGCTAAAATATTATCGGAAAGACTGGCAGTTGAAGATCTTGTTAAAGTCGATAAAGAAGCGATAAATTGCACCTCATGTATTAAATAA
- the rsmS gene encoding pleiotropic regulatory protein RsmS: MSLENAPKHIKLAVDLIQLLEENQMPTETVVKALTIVQQDFQRKLDAETTSLAS; this comes from the coding sequence ATGTCGTTAGAAAACGCACCAAAACATATAAAATTAGCAGTGGATCTTATTCAATTACTAGAAGAAAACCAGATGCCGACAGAAACAGTCGTTAAAGCATTAACGATCGTGCAACAAGACTTCCAACGTAAACTTGACGCAGAAACAACCAGTCTTGCCAGTTAA
- a CDS encoding acyltransferase has translation MIWNGITKIETNVFKGLGILMIVIHNFMHRFPTPSENEMEFTAVKIFNFFDILLTEPAGIIRALFSYFGHFGVQIFIFLSAYGLMKKYAKSDSKLLYIKFIFDRAVKIYPMFLLAILSYLIFMFTYNVIYGGMGLMEWLLPLSKPLIFKLSLLYNFYPHQGLSIVGPWWFLSFIFQFYLVFPLILVMFKRFGNAFLIAISLLCIAISMLTNGYLYSNVSVFITVIGHMPVLCLGIYLAQDKPVNLPNWLLGISIAAFTIGNFSEYAFLVSHFFFAIILLFLFSAILKHIKVGSFVFKTCMFFGSISMPLFLVNGFLRTPWEGMAHEFNNEFITILLCLLCLAIASLYSLFLLRLNNNLHGLLKR, from the coding sequence ATGATTTGGAATGGCATTACTAAGATTGAAACGAATGTTTTTAAAGGTTTGGGTATCTTAATGATCGTTATTCATAACTTCATGCATCGTTTCCCAACGCCTAGCGAAAATGAAATGGAGTTCACGGCGGTAAAGATCTTCAATTTTTTTGATATTTTATTGACCGAACCAGCCGGTATTATTCGCGCATTATTTAGCTACTTTGGTCATTTTGGCGTGCAAATATTTATCTTTTTAAGTGCTTATGGATTAATGAAAAAGTACGCTAAAAGTGACAGTAAGTTATTATATATAAAGTTTATTTTCGATCGCGCAGTTAAAATTTATCCGATGTTTTTACTCGCAATCTTGTCTTATCTTATTTTTATGTTTACCTATAATGTGATTTATGGCGGAATGGGCTTGATGGAGTGGTTGCTCCCGCTGTCCAAGCCGCTTATCTTTAAATTATCTCTGTTATATAACTTTTATCCGCACCAAGGCTTATCGATAGTTGGACCATGGTGGTTTTTATCGTTTATATTTCAATTTTACTTAGTATTTCCATTAATATTGGTTATGTTCAAGCGCTTTGGAAATGCATTTTTAATCGCTATAAGTTTACTTTGCATCGCTATATCCATGCTGACTAACGGTTACCTATATAGCAATGTTAGCGTTTTTATTACCGTGATTGGCCACATGCCTGTATTGTGTTTAGGCATTTATTTAGCGCAAGATAAACCGGTAAACTTACCAAATTGGTTGCTTGGTATTTCAATTGCAGCATTCACTATCGGTAATTTTAGTGAATATGCTTTCTTAGTTAGTCATTTCTTCTTTGCTATCATCTTGCTGTTTTTGTTTAGCGCGATATTGAAGCACATTAAAGTGGGCAGTTTCGTTTTTAAAACCTGCATGTTTTTTGGCTCAATCTCCATGCCGTTATTTTTGGTCAATGGATTTTTAAGAACGCCTTGGGAAGGTATGGCGCATGAGTTTAACAATGAATTCATCACTATTTTATTGTGCTTACTGTGCTTGGCCATTGCATCACTTTATTCGCTCTTTTTGTTGAGACTTAATAATAACTTACATGGTTTATTAAAAAGGTAA
- the priC gene encoding primosomal replication protein PriC, producing the protein MATINRQQQQLNQLAQRIQQLSALSKQVNSSHTTTINYKLRDRALFYPGLFIYNNQDIHQYVVELEKSMTRLQVYFDKQAAKDNKPSTSRDNLLVIKDTLAINNTLSIEEVLLEKVAHQFRAINGVLQKCHFRRGEVQEQQINYDVMAKKLLQKSHYLYDKLAQQVEFERRLQAMIDQQSDPLQLQQTKQRLQRCQAATAKVRQQLQRYEQKKDVS; encoded by the coding sequence ATGGCTACAATAAACCGCCAGCAGCAACAGTTAAACCAACTCGCTCAGCGTATTCAACAGCTGAGTGCGTTGAGTAAGCAAGTTAACTCCAGTCACACCACGACGATAAACTATAAATTACGTGATCGTGCGTTGTTCTATCCGGGTTTATTCATCTATAACAATCAAGATATTCATCAATACGTGGTTGAGTTAGAAAAGAGCATGACGCGTCTACAAGTCTATTTTGATAAACAAGCGGCAAAAGATAATAAGCCAAGCACATCGCGAGACAATTTATTAGTTATAAAAGATACATTAGCTATAAACAATACATTATCGATAGAAGAAGTGTTATTAGAGAAAGTAGCACATCAATTTAGGGCGATTAACGGCGTATTACAGAAGTGTCATTTTAGACGTGGTGAAGTCCAAGAACAGCAAATCAATTATGATGTTATGGCGAAGAAGTTACTGCAGAAATCACACTATTTATATGATAAATTAGCGCAACAAGTAGAGTTTGAACGCCGTTTGCAAGCAATGATAGATCAACAAAGCGATCCACTTCAATTGCAGCAAACGAAACAAAGGTTACAGCGTTGTCAGGCCGCGACAGCAAAAGTGCGACAACAACTACAACGCTATGAACAAAAGAAAGATGTTAGTTAG